One window of the Candoia aspera isolate rCanAsp1 chromosome 16, rCanAsp1.hap2, whole genome shotgun sequence genome contains the following:
- the LOC134506308 gene encoding voltage-dependent N-type calcium channel subunit alpha-1B-like translates to MKAMVPLLQIGLLLFFAIVMFAIIGLEFYMGKFHKACFSNETGERLGDFPCGEDWPARRCEEGTCKKYWEGPNFGITNFDNILFAVLTVFQCITMEGWTDILYNLLKSSLLLVSYYEGEECSMEMGEEEEELPLMEEGIYHLR, encoded by the exons ATGAAGGCAATGGTACCCCTCCTTCAGATtggcctcctccttttctttgccattgtGATGTTTGCTATCATTGGACTGGAATTCTACATGGGCAAGTTTCATAAAGCCTGCTTCTCCAATGAAACAG GTGAGAGACTGGGAGATTTCCCGTGTGGTGAAGACTGGCCCGCTAGGCGCTGTGAAGAAGGAACATGCAAAAAATACTGGGAGGGTCCCAACTTTGGGATCACCAACTTTGACAATATCTTGTTTGCTGTGCTCACCGTCTTCCAGTGCATCACCATGGAGGGATGGACCGATATCCTCTATAAT CTCCTTAAGAGCTCGCTCCTGCTGGTTTCCTATTATGAAGGA GAAGAGTGCTCCATGGAGatgggggaagaagaggaggaactTCCTCTGATGGAAGAAGGCATATACCACTTGCGTTAG